A region from the Halomonas piscis genome encodes:
- a CDS encoding cold-shock protein, which produces MKPKVVLRCILISLLLAAPAPFLLTGIFQLVSAPLINEWVAELALVGGAGVYFATALGCFVLLCVGTVTAAALAPPMVVRAPAAPVKEAASPAPEPVEEEEVDHEDNVIDPDDGREEGDVKWFNTNKGYGFITRDSGEDVFVHFRAIRGRGPRMLHEGQVVRYQVIRNERGLQADDVSIIE; this is translated from the coding sequence ATGAAACCAAAAGTCGTGTTGCGCTGTATTCTCATCAGCCTGTTACTGGCCGCGCCGGCGCCGTTTTTGCTGACGGGCATTTTTCAGCTGGTCAGCGCGCCGCTCATCAATGAGTGGGTTGCCGAGCTTGCCCTGGTGGGCGGTGCCGGCGTGTATTTTGCCACGGCGCTGGGCTGTTTTGTGCTGCTCTGCGTGGGCACCGTTACCGCCGCCGCGCTGGCGCCGCCCATGGTCGTTCGGGCGCCTGCTGCTCCGGTAAAGGAGGCCGCGAGCCCGGCCCCCGAGCCGGTTGAAGAGGAGGAGGTCGACCACGAAGACAACGTCATCGACCCCGACGACGGGCGCGAAGAAGGCGACGTCAAGTGGTTCAACACCAACAAGGGCTACGGCTTTATCACCCGCGACAGCGGCGAGGACGTTTTCGTCCATTTCCGCGCCATCCGCGGGCGCGGCCCGCGCATGCTGCATGAGGGCCAGGTGGTCCGCTATCAGGTGATTCGCAACGAACGCGGTCTGCAGGCCGACGACGTCAGCATCATCGAATAG
- the rpmB gene encoding 50S ribosomal protein L28, whose translation MSNICQVTGKRPVYGNNVSHSQRRTRRRFAPNLHTHRFWVESENRFVKLRVSSKGMRIIDKKGIDSVLADLRKRGESF comes from the coding sequence ATGTCCAATATTTGTCAAGTTACCGGCAAGCGCCCGGTATACGGTAACAACGTTTCTCACTCCCAGCGCAGGACGCGCCGTCGCTTCGCGCCCAACCTGCATACGCACCGCTTCTGGGTCGAGTCGGAAAATCGCTTCGTCAAGCTGCGCGTTTCCTCCAAGGGCATGCGCATCATCGACAAGAAGGGTATCGACAGCGTACTTGCCGACCTGCGCAAGCGTGGCGAATCGTTCTGA
- the ftsX gene encoding permease-like cell division protein FtsX encodes MSTPRKPGATSRRQAATPRRGAQPRASSAADAPPRASGSAGPRVSNRFRAWGRHHRAMALDSCRRLVRHPVGSLLTMLAIAIALVLPAALWLTLSGARLLDAEVDDGATLTVYLEPRVAAEEAGRVEQAVTADAAVQQTRLISAEQGMADFQQSLGLDDALDGLEDNPLPASIVVTPRGTSPGTMEALAGRLGELAGVDEVRLDLAWVERLRYLAELGRRVTLALGVLFGLGVLLVVGNTIRLAVESRRREIEVVTLIGATHAFVRRPFLYSGAWYGLGGGALALGLLTLGGRWLALPVQALAASYGATFALPTLGVAGSTILLFCSTILGWLGAWVAVSRHLASIRPQ; translated from the coding sequence ATGAGCACACCGCGCAAACCGGGCGCGACGTCCCGCCGCCAGGCCGCCACGCCGCGCCGTGGCGCCCAGCCCAGAGCGTCTTCCGCCGCGGACGCTCCGCCCCGGGCGAGCGGCTCGGCGGGGCCGAGGGTGTCCAACCGCTTTCGCGCCTGGGGCCGGCACCACCGCGCCATGGCGCTGGACAGCTGCCGGCGGCTGGTACGCCACCCCGTGGGCAGCCTTTTGACCATGCTGGCCATTGCCATCGCGCTGGTGCTGCCCGCCGCGCTGTGGCTGACGCTTTCCGGGGCACGCCTGCTTGATGCCGAGGTGGACGACGGCGCCACGCTGACCGTCTATCTCGAGCCTCGCGTGGCCGCCGAGGAAGCCGGGCGCGTCGAGCAGGCGGTAACCGCCGATGCCGCCGTGCAGCAAACCCGGCTGATCAGCGCCGAGCAGGGCATGGCCGACTTTCAGCAGTCGCTGGGGCTTGACGATGCCCTTGACGGCCTCGAGGACAACCCGCTGCCGGCAAGCATTGTAGTCACGCCCAGGGGTACGTCTCCGGGTACTATGGAGGCGCTTGCCGGCCGGCTGGGGGAGCTGGCAGGCGTCGACGAGGTGCGTCTGGACCTGGCCTGGGTCGAGCGGCTGCGCTATCTGGCCGAGCTTGGCCGGCGCGTCACGCTGGCGCTGGGCGTGCTGTTTGGCCTGGGCGTGCTGCTGGTGGTGGGGAACACCATCCGCCTGGCGGTGGAAAGCCGGCGCCGGGAGATCGAAGTCGTTACGCTGATCGGCGCCACCCACGCCTTTGTGCGCCGGCCGTTTCTCTACAGCGGCGCCTGGTATGGCCTGGGCGGCGGGGCGCTGGCGCTGGGGCTTCTGACGCTCGGCGGACGCTGGCTGGCGCTGCCGGTGCAGGCGCTGGCGGCAAGCTACGGCGCTACGTTCGCACTGCCGACCCTGGGCGTTGCGGGGTCTACAATCCTTCTGTTCTGTAGTACAATACTTGGTTGGCTAGGTGCCTGGGTGGCGGTGAGTCGGCACCTGGCAAGCATCCGGCCGCAGTGA
- the rpoH gene encoding RNA polymerase sigma factor RpoH, with the protein MSNSLLPVGQLSPGNDLGGYINAVGSIPVLSAEEERALAWRLYDDSDLEAARRLVLSHLRFVVHIARSYSGYGLAQADLIQEGNVGLMKAVKRFDPNQGVRLVSFAVHWIKAEIHEFVLRNWRIVKIATTKAQRKLFFNLRSAKKRLAWLNNDEVSAIAKDLDVKPEVVRDMEGRLSSFDAGFDASPGEDEDSASAYRAPVNFLNDEAADPATQLEDSDYEQDASHRLQSALRGLDARSRDILQRRWLAEHKSTLHELADVYGVSAERIRQLEKNAMKKLRDKMGDTIFA; encoded by the coding sequence ATGAGCAACAGTCTTCTACCGGTGGGTCAGCTTTCTCCGGGCAATGATCTAGGCGGTTATATCAACGCGGTCGGCAGCATTCCGGTGCTGAGCGCCGAGGAAGAGCGCGCGCTTGCCTGGCGCCTCTACGACGACAGCGATCTGGAAGCGGCGCGCCGCCTGGTGCTTTCGCACCTGCGGTTCGTGGTGCATATCGCGCGCAGCTATTCCGGCTACGGTCTGGCTCAGGCGGACCTGATCCAGGAAGGCAACGTCGGCCTGATGAAGGCCGTCAAGCGCTTTGATCCCAACCAGGGGGTGCGGCTGGTGTCCTTTGCCGTGCACTGGATCAAGGCGGAAATCCACGAGTTCGTGCTGCGCAACTGGCGCATTGTCAAGATCGCGACGACCAAGGCCCAGCGCAAGCTGTTCTTCAACCTGCGCAGCGCGAAAAAGCGTCTGGCCTGGCTCAATAACGACGAAGTCAGCGCGATTGCCAAGGACCTCGACGTCAAGCCCGAGGTGGTGCGCGACATGGAAGGGCGGCTTTCTTCGTTCGACGCCGGCTTTGATGCTTCGCCGGGCGAGGATGAAGACAGCGCCAGCGCGTACCGGGCGCCGGTCAACTTCCTCAACGACGAAGCCGCCGACCCGGCTACCCAGCTGGAAGACAGCGACTACGAGCAGGACGCCTCGCATCGGCTGCAGTCGGCCCTGCGCGGGCTGGACGCGCGCTCTCGGGACATTCTCCAGCGCCGCTGGCTGGCCGAGCACAAGTCCACGCTGCACGAGCTGGCCGACGTTTACGGGGTCTCCGCCGAGCGCATTCGCCAGCTGGAAAAAAACGCCATGAAAAAGCTGCGTGACAAAATGGGCGATACGATCTTTGCCTGA
- the argB gene encoding acetylglutamate kinase: MNAASHDPQVVVEVLSEALPYIQQFSGKTVVVKYGGNAMTEDHLIDSFARNIVLMKEVGINPVVVHGGGPQIGELLGKLNIESRFINGMRVTDDETMDVVEMVLGGLVNKSIVNLINQCGGKAIGLTGKDGAQIRASQLQVRAREPEHKTSEIIDIGHVGEVASISTDLIEMLAARDFIPVIAPIGVDDSGKSYNINADLVAGKVAEALAAEKLMLLTNVAGLLNADGEVMTGLSTEQVDALIADGTIHGGMLPKIRCALNAVKGGVQSAHIIDGRVPHAVLLEIFTNAGVGTLITDTD; the protein is encoded by the coding sequence ATGAACGCAGCCAGCCACGATCCCCAGGTCGTCGTCGAAGTGCTATCCGAGGCGCTTCCCTATATCCAGCAGTTTTCCGGCAAGACCGTGGTCGTCAAGTACGGCGGCAACGCCATGACCGAAGACCATCTGATCGACTCCTTCGCCCGCAATATCGTGCTGATGAAGGAAGTCGGCATCAATCCGGTAGTGGTTCACGGCGGCGGGCCGCAGATCGGCGAGCTTTTGGGCAAGCTCAACATCGAGTCGCGCTTTATCAACGGCATGCGCGTCACCGACGATGAAACCATGGACGTGGTCGAGATGGTACTCGGCGGGCTGGTCAACAAGAGCATCGTCAACCTGATCAACCAGTGCGGCGGCAAGGCCATCGGCTTGACCGGCAAGGACGGCGCCCAGATCCGCGCCAGCCAGCTCCAGGTCAGAGCCAGGGAGCCCGAACACAAGACCTCGGAAATCATCGACATCGGCCACGTCGGCGAGGTGGCGTCGATCTCCACCGACCTGATCGAAATGCTTGCCGCCCGGGACTTCATCCCGGTCATCGCCCCTATCGGCGTTGACGACAGCGGCAAGAGCTACAACATCAACGCCGACCTGGTGGCCGGCAAGGTGGCCGAGGCGCTGGCCGCCGAAAAGCTGATGCTGCTGACCAACGTCGCGGGACTGCTGAACGCCGATGGCGAAGTGATGACCGGCCTTTCCACAGAGCAGGTGGACGCGCTGATTGCCGACGGCACCATCCACGGCGGCATGCTGCCCAAGATTCGCTGCGCGCTGAACGCGGTCAAGGGCGGCGTGCAAAGCGCGCACATCATCGACGGCCGCGTGCCCCATGCGGTACTGCTGGAAATCTTCACCAATGCCGGGGTGGGGACGCTGATCACCGATACCGATTAA
- the radC gene encoding RadC family protein, translating to MGINHWPEGERPREKLLNLGAEALSDAELLAIFLRVGVPGRSAVDLARDLLSGFGGLRPLLEADQQAFCAVKGLGSATYAQLQATLELSRRHLASQLARGNALTSPALVRHYLTSQLRHLGHEEFAALFLDTQHRIIRYESLFRGTLDSASVYPREVARRALELGAGALILAHNHPSGVAEPSDADRRITRRLKDALELLDIRVLDHFVVGDGEVVSFAERGWM from the coding sequence ATGGGGATCAATCACTGGCCGGAAGGCGAGCGGCCGCGGGAAAAACTGTTGAACCTGGGCGCCGAAGCGCTCTCGGACGCCGAGCTGCTGGCGATCTTCTTGCGGGTGGGCGTGCCCGGGCGTTCGGCGGTGGACCTGGCCCGGGACCTGCTGTCCGGGTTTGGCGGACTGCGGCCGCTGCTCGAGGCCGACCAGCAGGCGTTTTGTGCGGTCAAGGGCCTGGGCAGTGCCACCTACGCCCAGCTGCAGGCGACGCTCGAGCTGTCGCGCCGCCACCTGGCAAGCCAGCTGGCCCGGGGCAACGCGCTGACGTCGCCGGCGCTGGTGCGCCATTATTTGACTTCGCAGCTGCGCCATCTGGGTCATGAAGAGTTTGCCGCGCTGTTTCTCGACACTCAGCACCGCATTATCCGCTACGAGTCGCTGTTTCGCGGCACCCTGGACAGCGCCTCGGTGTATCCGCGCGAGGTGGCCAGGCGAGCGCTGGAGCTTGGCGCCGGGGCGCTGATACTCGCGCACAACCACCCCTCGGGAGTGGCCGAGCCAAGCGACGCCGACCGGCGCATTACCCGGCGGCTGAAGGACGCGCTGGAGCTTCTGGACATCCGCGTGCTCGACCATTTTGTGGTAGGCGACGGCGAGGTGGTATCGTTTGCCGAGCGCGGCTGGATGTAG
- a CDS encoding class I SAM-dependent rRNA methyltransferase has translation MSQPLRLKKNADRRLKAGHLWIYSNEVDTRETPLKAFQAGELARVEASNGRALGVGYVNPGSLICARVMSRDPAMKVDRSLFVHRFKQALSLRERLYSGPFYRLVHAEGDLLPGLVVDRFSDVVVVQLNTAGMEVLGEAIVDALEKVIKPAAIVFRNDTGERRQEGLAERVEVVSGTLPEEVLIEENGVRFAVPVLDGDYTGWRFGHRDSRAWLNRHVAGKRVLDLFSGAGGFGVQAAASGASEVLCVDASGDALEQAAHNAELNGVHEQVAIGEGDALEALAALKADGERFDVVVLDPPALIRKRRDSNSGERAYGRFNREAMRLLGRDGLLLTASSSMHLAPERLMDVVRGAARHQDRHGQVIFQGHQAADHPVHPAIPETSTLKALGVRVFRD, from the coding sequence GTGAGCCAACCTCTGCGACTCAAGAAAAACGCCGACCGCCGCCTGAAGGCGGGGCACCTGTGGATCTATTCCAACGAAGTGGACACCCGGGAGACGCCGCTCAAGGCCTTTCAGGCCGGCGAGCTGGCCCGAGTCGAGGCGTCCAACGGCCGCGCCCTGGGCGTTGGGTACGTCAACCCCGGCTCGCTGATCTGTGCCCGGGTAATGTCCCGGGATCCGGCGATGAAAGTGGACCGCTCGCTGTTTGTCCACCGTTTCAAGCAGGCGCTTTCGCTGCGCGAACGGCTGTATAGCGGCCCTTTTTATCGCCTGGTTCACGCCGAAGGCGACCTGCTGCCGGGGCTGGTGGTCGATCGCTTCAGCGACGTCGTCGTGGTGCAGCTCAACACCGCCGGTATGGAGGTGCTCGGCGAGGCGATTGTCGATGCCCTGGAAAAGGTCATCAAGCCCGCCGCCATCGTGTTTCGCAACGATACCGGCGAGCGTCGCCAGGAAGGGCTTGCCGAACGGGTGGAAGTCGTCAGCGGCACGCTGCCCGAGGAGGTGCTGATCGAGGAGAACGGCGTGCGCTTTGCGGTGCCGGTGCTCGACGGTGACTACACCGGCTGGCGGTTCGGCCACCGCGACAGCCGCGCCTGGCTGAACCGCCACGTGGCCGGCAAGCGCGTGCTCGACCTGTTCAGCGGCGCGGGCGGCTTTGGCGTACAGGCCGCCGCCAGCGGTGCTTCAGAGGTTCTGTGCGTGGATGCCTCGGGCGACGCCCTGGAGCAGGCGGCGCATAACGCCGAGCTCAACGGCGTGCACGAGCAGGTCGCCATCGGCGAGGGCGATGCCCTGGAGGCGCTGGCCGCGCTCAAGGCCGACGGCGAGCGGTTCGACGTGGTGGTGCTCGACCCGCCGGCGCTGATCAGAAAGCGCCGGGACAGCAACAGCGGCGAACGCGCCTACGGCCGCTTCAACCGCGAAGCCATGCGCCTGCTGGGTCGGGACGGGCTGCTGCTGACGGCCTCGTCGTCGATGCACCTGGCGCCGGAGCGGCTGATGGACGTGGTGCGCGGCGCGGCGCGCCACCAGGATCGCCATGGACAGGTGATCTTCCAGGGCCATCAGGCAGCCGACCACCCGGTGCATCCGGCGATCCCCGAAACCTCGACGCTCAAGGCGCTGGGCGTGCGCGTGTTCCGCGACTGA
- the rpmG gene encoding 50S ribosomal protein L33 — protein sequence MRDKIKLVSSAGTGHFYTTDKNKRNTPDKFEFKKYDPVVRKHVIYREAKIK from the coding sequence ATGCGCGACAAGATCAAGCTGGTATCCAGCGCCGGTACCGGCCATTTCTACACCACCGACAAGAACAAGCGGAACACCCCCGACAAGTTCGAGTTCAAGAAGTACGATCCGGTGGTACGCAAGCACGTGATCTATCGGGAAGCCAAGATCAAGTAA
- the dut gene encoding dUTP diphosphatase — MTTAPRPRLECRLLDERLRDYMPAYATAGSAGMDLRALLDAPLTLKPGDCELVHTGLAIHLRDPGLTGMILPRSGLGHKHGIVLGNLVGLIDADYQGELMISVWNRGQRAFIVEPFERLAQYVIVPVVQAELDVVDDFTPSERGAGGFGSTGAR; from the coding sequence ATGACCACTGCCCCTCGCCCGCGCCTGGAATGCCGGCTGCTCGACGAGCGCCTGCGCGACTACATGCCCGCCTACGCCACCGCAGGCTCGGCCGGCATGGACCTGCGCGCCCTGCTGGACGCCCCGCTGACCCTCAAGCCCGGCGACTGCGAGCTGGTTCATACCGGCCTTGCCATTCACCTTCGCGACCCGGGGCTTACCGGCATGATCCTGCCCCGCTCGGGGCTTGGCCACAAGCACGGCATTGTGCTTGGCAACCTGGTGGGGCTGATCGACGCCGACTACCAGGGCGAGCTGATGATCTCGGTGTGGAACCGCGGTCAGCGCGCTTTTATCGTCGAGCCGTTCGAGCGCCTGGCCCAGTACGTGATCGTCCCCGTGGTCCAGGCCGAGCTCGACGTCGTGGACGACTTTACTCCCAGCGAACGCGGCGCCGGCGGCTTTGGCAGCACCGGCGCACGCTAG
- a CDS encoding phosphomannomutase/phosphoglucomutase: MTHPTLNASIFRAYDIRGIVDDTLTDEGVALIGHAIGSEAGARGETTVVVARDGRLSGERMQAALIRGLTAAGQDVVDIGMVPTPVLYFATHVLDGTASGVMVTGSHNPSNYNGFKIVLGGETLSGEAITALYRRLVDGDLAHGEGRVSEDDLREAYLSRIVDDIDVKRPLKAVVDCGNGVAGELGPELMRRVGVDTVPLFDDIDGTFPHHHPDPGKPENLKDLIAKVKETGADIGLAFDGDGDRLGVVTPSGQLIYPDHLLMAFAADMLERNPGAKVIFDVKCTGNLTGVIERAGGEPEMWRTGHSLIKARMKETGAALAGEMSGHVFFQERWYGFDDGLYAAARLAEILAGQEADADTFFAGFPLDVGTPEINIEVTDDTKFALVDKLAREGDFGEGIKTTLDGIRVDYPDGWGLCRASNTTPVLVLRFEGQTEAALERIQGQFEAALRALDSTLVLPASR, translated from the coding sequence ATGACCCACCCCACCCTGAACGCTTCCATTTTTCGCGCCTACGATATCCGCGGCATCGTCGACGATACCCTGACCGATGAGGGGGTGGCGCTGATCGGCCACGCCATCGGCAGCGAAGCCGGCGCCCGAGGCGAGACCACCGTGGTCGTCGCCCGGGACGGCCGCCTCTCCGGGGAGCGCATGCAGGCCGCGCTGATTCGCGGGCTGACCGCCGCCGGGCAGGACGTAGTGGATATCGGCATGGTGCCCACCCCGGTGCTCTACTTTGCTACCCACGTGCTCGACGGCACCGCCTCCGGGGTCATGGTCACCGGCAGCCACAATCCGTCGAACTACAACGGCTTCAAGATCGTGCTCGGCGGCGAAACCCTCTCCGGCGAAGCCATCACCGCGCTATACCGGCGCCTTGTCGACGGCGATCTTGCCCACGGCGAAGGCCGAGTGAGCGAAGACGACCTGCGCGAGGCCTACCTTTCCCGCATCGTCGACGATATCGACGTCAAGCGCCCGCTCAAGGCCGTGGTGGACTGCGGCAACGGCGTGGCCGGCGAACTCGGCCCCGAGCTGATGCGACGGGTGGGGGTGGACACCGTGCCGCTGTTCGACGACATCGACGGCACCTTTCCCCACCACCACCCGGACCCGGGCAAGCCGGAAAATCTCAAGGACCTGATCGCCAAGGTAAAAGAGACCGGCGCCGACATCGGGCTTGCCTTTGACGGCGACGGCGACCGCCTGGGCGTCGTCACTCCGAGCGGCCAGCTGATCTACCCCGACCACCTGCTCATGGCCTTTGCCGCCGACATGCTCGAGCGCAACCCCGGCGCCAAAGTCATCTTTGACGTCAAGTGCACCGGCAACCTCACCGGCGTTATCGAGCGCGCCGGCGGCGAGCCGGAAATGTGGCGCACCGGGCACTCGCTGATCAAGGCGCGGATGAAGGAAACCGGGGCGGCGCTCGCCGGCGAAATGAGCGGCCACGTGTTTTTCCAGGAGCGCTGGTACGGCTTTGACGACGGCCTCTACGCCGCCGCCCGACTGGCGGAAATACTCGCCGGCCAGGAGGCCGATGCCGACACCTTTTTTGCCGGCTTTCCGCTGGACGTGGGCACCCCGGAAATCAACATCGAGGTCACCGACGACACCAAGTTCGCCCTGGTCGACAAGCTTGCCCGGGAGGGCGACTTCGGCGAAGGTATCAAGACCACCCTCGACGGCATTCGCGTAGACTACCCGGACGGCTGGGGGCTGTGCCGCGCCTCGAACACCACGCCGGTGCTGGTACTGCGCTTCGAGGGCCAGACCGAGGCGGCCCTTGAGCGCATCCAGGGGCAGTTCGAAGCCGCGCTGCGGGCGCTCGACTCAACGCTCGTCCTGCCCGCCAGCCGCTAG
- the slmA gene encoding nucleoid occlusion factor SlmA: protein MSGKPRPNRHEQILQALAQMLEDDRGQRITIAALARQVGVSEAALYRHFPSKARMYEGLIDFIEQSLFTRVTRISAEVPDAEGRCGAIVSLLLGFAEKNPGLARVMGGDALTGETARLRLRIHQLFERLELALKQVLREAELSEGRRPGIPAAAAANLLMAHAEGRISQYVRSDFKHLPTAYWDDQWTLLSARLTQPVTRSA from the coding sequence ATGAGCGGGAAACCCAGGCCAAATCGCCACGAACAAATCCTTCAGGCGCTCGCCCAGATGCTCGAAGACGACCGCGGCCAGCGCATCACCATTGCAGCGCTGGCCCGGCAGGTGGGCGTATCGGAAGCCGCGCTGTATCGCCACTTCCCCAGCAAGGCGCGCATGTACGAAGGCCTGATCGACTTTATCGAGCAGAGCCTTTTTACCCGGGTCACCCGGATCAGCGCCGAGGTGCCCGACGCCGAGGGCCGCTGCGGCGCCATTGTCTCGCTGCTGCTGGGCTTTGCGGAAAAGAACCCCGGGCTTGCCCGGGTCATGGGAGGCGATGCGCTGACCGGTGAAACCGCCCGGCTGCGCCTGCGCATCCACCAGCTGTTCGAACGCCTCGAGCTTGCGCTCAAGCAGGTGCTGCGCGAGGCCGAGCTTAGCGAGGGCCGCCGCCCCGGCATCCCCGCCGCGGCGGCGGCCAACCTGCTCATGGCCCACGCCGAAGGGCGGATTTCCCAGTACGTACGCAGCGATTTCAAGCACCTGCCCACCGCCTACTGGGACGACCAGTGGACGCTGCTCTCGGCAAGGCTCACCCAGCCAGTGACGCGCAGCGCCTAG
- the mutM gene encoding bifunctional DNA-formamidopyrimidine glycosylase/DNA-(apurinic or apyrimidinic site) lyase codes for MPELPEVETTRRGITPFIADQEITEVRLRHTRLRVPVPADLPDRLTGARLGTPRRRAKYLLLPLENAPGTLLWHLGMSGSLRIARVGEAPKKHDHIDLVLESGRVLRYHDPRRFGFVDWLQADAARDSRLSHLGPEPLSDAFTGERLYRLSRGRRMAVKPFLMDNRVVVGVGNIYAAEALFIAGIDPRRAASRIARVRFDRLAAAAREVLAAAITQGGTTLRDFVSGQGEPGYFAQRLNVYGREGKPCRRCGALLKRVALGQRASVYCPVCQR; via the coding sequence ATGCCCGAGCTGCCCGAAGTGGAAACCACCCGCCGCGGTATTACCCCCTTTATCGCGGATCAGGAAATCACCGAGGTGCGCCTGCGCCATACGCGCCTGCGCGTGCCGGTGCCCGCGGATTTGCCCGACCGGCTGACAGGGGCCCGCCTGGGCACGCCGCGACGGCGAGCCAAGTATCTGCTGCTGCCGCTGGAGAATGCCCCGGGCACGCTGCTGTGGCATCTGGGGATGTCGGGGAGTTTGCGCATTGCCCGGGTGGGCGAGGCGCCGAAAAAGCACGACCACATCGATCTGGTGCTGGAAAGCGGCCGAGTGCTGCGCTATCACGATCCGCGCCGCTTCGGCTTTGTCGACTGGCTGCAGGCCGACGCGGCCCGCGACTCGCGCCTTTCGCACCTGGGCCCGGAGCCGCTCTCGGACGCTTTTACCGGCGAGCGGCTTTATCGGCTTTCCCGGGGCAGGCGCATGGCGGTCAAGCCGTTTTTGATGGACAACCGCGTGGTGGTGGGCGTGGGCAATATCTACGCCGCCGAGGCGCTGTTCATCGCCGGGATCGACCCGCGCCGGGCCGCCTCGCGCATTGCCCGGGTGCGCTTTGATCGCCTGGCGGCCGCCGCCCGGGAGGTGCTGGCCGCGGCCATTACCCAGGGCGGTACCACCCTGCGCGATTTCGTCAGCGGCCAGGGCGAGCCGGGCTACTTTGCCCAGCGGCTCAACGTCTACGGCCGCGAGGGCAAGCCCTGCCGGCGCTGCGGCGCCCTGCTCAAACGCGTGGCGTTGGGCCAGCGGGCAAGCGTCTACTGCCCCGTCTGCCAGCGCTAG
- the coaBC gene encoding bifunctional phosphopantothenoylcysteine decarboxylase/phosphopantothenate--cysteine ligase CoaBC, producing MAALTLSGKRVLLGVSAGVAAYKSALITRLLKQAGAEVRVVLTAGAEAFITPLTLQALSGEAVRTSLLDPDAEAGMGHIELARWADVLLIAPATADLMARLAQGFADDLLTTLCLASDAPRLIAPAMNQAMWRSPATRRNAATLAADGWLQIGPDAGDQACGDTGLGRMSEPEAIVAAVEDRLASPLQTQDATVRPGSARHVVITAGPTREAIDPVRYLSNHSSGKMGFALAAAALDQGARVTLVSGPVALATPPGAQRIDVVSAADMHREALRLAPEADVFIGCAAVSDYRAAEAAEHKLKKTAGGAPLTLSLVKNPDIIADVAGLTPARRPSVVTGFAAETREVRRYAEDKLARKALDMIVANDVSAEGLGFGSDDNAAWLLWRTPSGSASDHQPPQPKTQLARVVIQRALALLPGRPETRETS from the coding sequence ATGGCTGCTTTGACCCTGTCGGGCAAGCGGGTGCTGCTGGGCGTCAGCGCCGGCGTTGCCGCCTATAAAAGCGCGCTGATCACGCGCCTGCTCAAACAGGCCGGCGCCGAGGTGCGCGTGGTCCTGACCGCCGGCGCCGAGGCGTTCATCACGCCGCTGACGCTGCAGGCGCTATCCGGCGAGGCGGTGCGCACCTCTCTGCTCGACCCCGACGCCGAGGCCGGCATGGGCCATATCGAGCTTGCCCGCTGGGCCGACGTCCTGCTGATTGCGCCCGCTACCGCCGATCTGATGGCGCGGCTCGCCCAGGGCTTCGCCGACGACCTGCTCACCACCCTGTGCCTGGCAAGCGATGCCCCCCGGCTGATCGCCCCGGCGATGAACCAGGCCATGTGGCGAAGCCCCGCTACCCGGCGCAACGCCGCCACGCTTGCCGCGGACGGCTGGCTGCAAATAGGCCCCGACGCCGGCGACCAGGCCTGCGGCGACACTGGCCTTGGGCGCATGAGCGAGCCCGAAGCCATCGTTGCCGCCGTGGAAGACCGTCTGGCATCGCCCCTGCAGACCCAGGACGCTACCGTGCGCCCCGGCAGCGCCAGGCATGTCGTCATTACCGCCGGCCCTACCCGGGAAGCCATCGACCCGGTGCGCTACCTGTCCAACCACAGCTCGGGAAAAATGGGCTTTGCGCTGGCCGCCGCCGCGCTTGACCAGGGTGCCAGGGTGACGCTGGTCAGCGGTCCGGTGGCGCTTGCCACGCCGCCGGGGGCCCAACGCATCGACGTCGTCTCCGCCGCCGACATGCACCGGGAAGCCCTGCGGCTGGCCCCCGAGGCCGACGTCTTCATCGGCTGCGCGGCGGTATCCGACTACCGCGCCGCCGAGGCCGCCGAGCACAAGCTCAAGAAAACCGCAGGCGGCGCCCCTCTGACGCTCTCACTGGTTAAGAATCCCGATATCATCGCCGACGTTGCGGGGCTTACGCCCGCGCGGCGCCCCTCGGTAGTGACCGGCTTTGCCGCCGAGACTCGGGAGGTCAGGCGCTACGCCGAAGACAAGCTCGCGCGCAAGGCGCTGGACATGATCGTGGCCAACGACGTCTCCGCCGAGGGGCTGGGCTTTGGCAGCGATGACAACGCCGCCTGGCTTTTATGGCGCACGCCTTCGGGAAGCGCCTCTGACCATCAACCGCCCCAACCCAAGACCCAGCTGGCCCGGGTCGTGATTCAGCGTGCCCTTGCGCTGCTCCCCGGCCGGCCAGAGACCCGGGAGACTTCATGA